CATAGGGGAGCGCTGCAGTAACAGAAGAAAAATCTGATTCAATCGACATCATAGGCACCATGCCAATGCGTTTACTTTGAACAAAACCAATTATCACCGTGAGGACGGCAATTGCAATCGCTAGTACAATGTAGCGATTTTTGAGAGCGACTTTAAGAAATGGACCGTAAACTTTGTTGACGGCACGCATGAAGAGTTGAGAGAACTTTTGCTGAATATTAAAAATAATTCTACCCATAAAAAGTCTTTCGCGCTTTTCAGAGTGAGCTAAATGTGAGGGGAGTACAAAAAGACTCTCAAATAGTGATATGGCAAAAACAGTGATCACAACCACTGGGATGACAGCCCAGAATTTACCAATCGTTCCTGGCATGTACATGAGTGGCAAAAAGGTGATGATATTTGTGATAACACTAAAAGTTACTGGGACGGCGACATCTCTTGCCCCATTGATGGCGGCATCGACAAAGCTTTCTCCTCTTTCCCGGTGCTCATAGACATTCTCCCCAACGACGATGGCATCGTCGACCACAATCCCGAGGGCCATAAGGAAGGCGAACATGGAAATCATATTGATCGAAATATCGAAAAGTGGAAGTAGGATGAAGCCCCCAAGGAAGGAAATAGGGATGCCCATCATAACCCAAAAAGCCAAGCGTGATTCTAGAAATAGTGCGAGTGAAAGAAGAACCAAAGCAAGACCAATGAGGCCATTTCTTGTGAGAAGATCGACTCGCTGAAGATACATTTTTGACTTGTCCATGCGTATGATCGCTTGGACGGTTTTAACTTGGCTGTTGTAATCATCGACGATGCGGTAGACATCTTCTGAAATTGATAGCGGAGTTTCTTCACCGACACGGTAAATACTGATGTTGAGAGCCGGTTTACCATTCCAAAAGCTAAGTTTGTCCTGGTCCTCATTAAAGCCATCTTTGATTTGAGCGATGTCTTTTAGTAAAACGGTGTCTCCATTCTGTTGACTGAGTATGGGGATACGAGCAAACTCATCGCCATAATCCCGCCTTTCTTTCATTCTAAGGAGAAGTTCACCATTCTCAGTTTTAATGGATCCTCCGGGAATCTCAACGCTTTGGCGACGAATGATGCCAGCAACTGAATCGAGAGTTAAATTATAGCGTTCAAGAGTAGCTCGATTGATTGAAATGGTTATCTGATGACTTCGCATGTCAGTAATATCAACCTGACTGATTTGACTACTGCTCAGTAATCGTTCGCGTAGGAATTCAGCTTGTGTAGCCAAGGTACGTTCATCAACGTCGCCATATATGGCTATATCAAAAACATCCCGCCTATGAGTTTGGAGCTTGACTTCAGGCCTTTCGATTTCTTCTGGGAAGGTTCGGATACGGTCGACTTCTTGTTGAATGTCTTGATAAATCCGCATGCGATCGTGCCCTTTGAGGAGCTCTATAGTAACACGGCCATTTCCCTCTGAGGCAGTTGAGTTGATCTCTTTAATGCCCTCTATCCCTTGAATGTTTTCTTCAACAGCTCGAATGATACTCTTTTCGACTTCTGAAGGGCTAGCGCCAGGGTAGCCAATGGAAACTGAAACTATATCTAGGTCAAAATCTGGGAAAACTTCTTGTTTGATTCTGCCTACAGTCATCAGACCACCCACAATGAGGGCAATCATAATGAGGTTAGAAGCCACGGGGTTCATCACCATCCAAGCAATGGGCCCCTTTCTTTGTTCGTCAGGGGTCATTTCTTGCCTTTCTTAACAACTTTCTTGCCAGCTGCACCAGCCAATTCAAGTTTCATTCCAGGTATGGGAGTTGTTAATGAACTTGTGATCAATGTTTCTCCAGGCTTAAGGCCTTCAGTCACGTAAATGAAGTCACTATCTGACCAGAGTGGAACCACTTCTCGTATTTCTAGGCGGCTTTCACTATTAATGAGGTGCAGTTTGCGACCATCGTGAAAAGAGCTAGCGGGTATTTTGAACACGTCCTTGATTTGAGGGCCCTTCAAGCGGACTGTTACGTAGGAGTTTAAAAGTAAGGGGGCTGAATTCTGCTTCAATGGTTCCTTAACTTCGATAATAATTCGAGCTCGACGTGCACCAGTTGAAATGCCAGGTTTTCTTCTTATAAACTCACCTTGCCATGAAGATCCACTGCGATCACTGGCAGGAGAAATAATAGCTGAGCCATTCTCTTGATCGAGTAAGGAAAGTTGTTGGTAGGGAATGGCAGCTTCAACCCAAAAAGTATCTGCAGAAACGAGTTCGGCAATGATTGTTTGAGGGTTGACTTGAGATCCCTCGGTAATCATTCGAGTCATGACTAAGAGCTCATAGGGAGCTTTGATTTTGCAACGTTCCAAATTGAGTTTCGCCTGTTTGAGCTCGGCTTCCGCAGCTTTTATATCTGATTGGGCTTTTTTTAGGTGAGGAATTCGTAAAATCAGGTCTTTTTCTAGAGGGCTAATCTCATCTTTCTTTTCAAGGAAATTCCACTCGTAT
This genomic stretch from Lentisphaera araneosa HTCC2155 harbors:
- a CDS encoding efflux RND transporter permease subunit → MTPDEQRKGPIAWMVMNPVASNLIMIALIVGGLMTVGRIKQEVFPDFDLDIVSVSIGYPGASPSEVEKSIIRAVEENIQGIEGIKEINSTASEGNGRVTIELLKGHDRMRIYQDIQQEVDRIRTFPEEIERPEVKLQTHRRDVFDIAIYGDVDERTLATQAEFLRERLLSSSQISQVDITDMRSHQITISINRATLERYNLTLDSVAGIIRRQSVEIPGGSIKTENGELLLRMKERRDYGDEFARIPILSQQNGDTVLLKDIAQIKDGFNEDQDKLSFWNGKPALNISIYRVGEETPLSISEDVYRIVDDYNSQVKTVQAIIRMDKSKMYLQRVDLLTRNGLIGLALVLLSLALFLESRLAFWVMMGIPISFLGGFILLPLFDISINMISMFAFLMALGIVVDDAIVVGENVYEHRERGESFVDAAINGARDVAVPVTFSVITNIITFLPLMYMPGTIGKFWAVIPVVVITVFAISLFESLFVLPSHLAHSEKRERLFMGRIIFNIQQKFSQLFMRAVNKVYGPFLKVALKNRYIVLAIAIAVLTVIIGFVQSKRIGMVPMMSIESDFSSVTAALPYGAPIEKSMKIHDQLLEKAREVVAENGGDDLLVGYYARLGGGGRTSQAGPHVTEVFVYLKDPDIRPISTAEFTDKWREKCRSIKGLDSMVFESDRGGPGSGSSLSIGLSHPDNDILESASQELAERLERFPIVSDIDPGFSKGKRQFDFIMKPEGIALGLNSSDVARQIRQAFYGAESLRQQRGRNEVKIMVRYPKEERRSEQDLHSVLIRTPEGQHVPIDEVVHIQSGRAYNKINRLNGSRTIQLKANVTPKSQSEFILQEVLEKDLPELQEKYPGLEQVFRGKQKDLREGVDSLKISFIIALFGIYTLLAIPFKSYLQPLIVMLCIPFGIGGAILAHTIMGYPLSLISMMGIIALSGVVINDSLVLIDYANKQVNKGKTPMEAIQLSGIRRFRPIMLTTITTFCGLMPMILETSRQARFLIPMAISLGLGIVFATVVMLLLAPSVYLIINDLKCLRKSTN
- a CDS encoding efflux RND transporter periplasmic adaptor subunit; this encodes MKTRSIIFSVIQIVLIIAVLVGGWFYYQVLMDTAPTNKKRQRPERIVKVQVKELIPTKEQIFINTSGTVIPERMLSLKPRVSGEIIKIHPDLHTGGVINKGETLVEIDPQDYLIAQTRAESSLSEAQFAYRLELGEQDVAKYEWNFLEKKDEISPLEKDLILRIPHLKKAQSDIKAAEAELKQAKLNLERCKIKAPYELLVMTRMITEGSQVNPQTIIAELVSADTFWVEAAIPYQQLSLLDQENGSAIISPASDRSGSSWQGEFIRRKPGISTGARRARIIIEVKEPLKQNSAPLLLNSYVTVRLKGPQIKDVFKIPASSFHDGRKLHLINSESRLEIREVVPLWSDSDFIYVTEGLKPGETLITSSLTTPIPGMKLELAGAAGKKVVKKGKK